A portion of the Mesobacillus boroniphilus genome contains these proteins:
- the nuoN gene encoding NADH-quinone oxidoreductase subunit NuoN, which produces MDLDTLLSFEWGTMTPEFIILGIIALLSVADLFMPKHVDRKILGWVGFAGVVLALISLVSLIGTETTSILYDTFRLDSFAIAFKLILLLGAALVMLLAIDYRTNEGLEEYKGEFFYLFLTALLGTMFMASSGDLITLFVGLELLSIPSYVLAGMRKRNLKSNESAMKYVLNGGISTAITLFGMSYVYGIAGTTNLKGIAQVFGGLSDPQHIYILGLAFFMIFVGLSFKLASAPFHMWAPDVYEGAPTPVTAFLSVVSKTAGFVIILRILLSIFGYIPVAQEDGQPIPLLFAVQDYIAFLAGATMIIGNVVALRQRNIKRMFAYSSIAHAGYILVALTAMSFVTFDAIWFYMLAYVLMNLGAFAIIQLITMKTGSEDISHFAGLYRRSPLLAVGMGIFILSLAGIPGTAGFIGKLNIFMGALMVDQAHYVLVSIMIATTVVSYFYYFGVMTQMFFRPAASDEKIQLPAGTTAVILITVIGTILFGVMPNLAIDFMHTNFNQFVDFMR; this is translated from the coding sequence ATGGATCTAGATACACTTCTATCATTTGAATGGGGGACGATGACTCCGGAATTCATCATCCTTGGTATTATTGCACTTTTATCAGTCGCTGATCTATTCATGCCTAAGCATGTCGACCGGAAAATCCTTGGCTGGGTCGGTTTTGCTGGTGTGGTACTAGCGTTAATTTCACTGGTTTCACTGATTGGTACCGAAACCACTTCGATTTTATACGATACATTCAGATTGGATTCTTTCGCGATAGCGTTCAAGCTCATCCTCCTTCTTGGAGCGGCGCTGGTCATGCTGTTGGCGATAGACTACAGGACGAATGAAGGACTTGAGGAATATAAGGGAGAATTCTTCTACCTGTTCCTCACTGCATTGCTTGGTACGATGTTCATGGCATCAAGCGGCGACTTGATCACATTGTTCGTCGGCCTTGAACTGCTGTCCATTCCGTCTTACGTCCTTGCAGGTATGCGCAAGCGCAACCTGAAATCGAATGAATCGGCTATGAAATACGTCCTGAACGGTGGGATTTCCACTGCGATTACATTGTTCGGTATGAGCTATGTTTACGGAATCGCCGGAACAACAAATTTAAAAGGAATCGCACAAGTCTTTGGAGGACTGAGTGACCCTCAGCACATTTACATCCTTGGACTGGCATTCTTCATGATTTTCGTCGGCCTATCATTCAAGCTGGCATCCGCTCCATTCCATATGTGGGCACCTGATGTATACGAAGGAGCACCAACTCCAGTGACTGCGTTCCTGAGCGTCGTCTCTAAAACAGCTGGATTTGTGATCATCCTCCGTATCTTATTATCCATTTTTGGATATATTCCTGTCGCACAAGAAGATGGACAGCCAATTCCGCTGCTGTTCGCAGTTCAGGATTACATTGCATTCCTGGCGGGAGCAACAATGATCATTGGTAACGTCGTCGCCTTAAGACAGCGCAACATCAAGCGCATGTTCGCATACTCAAGTATCGCGCATGCAGGTTACATCCTTGTCGCTTTGACAGCCATGTCATTCGTGACCTTCGATGCAATCTGGTTCTACATGCTCGCATACGTATTGATGAATCTTGGCGCATTCGCCATCATTCAGCTGATCACAATGAAAACTGGCTCAGAAGATATCAGCCACTTCGCCGGCCTCTACCGCCGATCGCCATTATTGGCAGTCGGAATGGGAATCTTCATCCTGTCACTCGCAGGAATCCCGGGTACAGCAGGCTTCATCGGCAAGCTGAACATCTTCATGGGAGCATTGATGGTCGACCAGGCACACTACGTACTGGTATCGATCATGATTGCGACAACAGTCGTATCCTATTTCTACTACTTCGGAGTCATGACGCAAATGTTCTTCCGTCCGGCAGCAAGCGACGAAAAAATTCAGCTGCCAGCAGGAACAACAGCCGTCATCCTGATCACAGTAATCGGAACGATCCTGTTCGGAGTCATGCCAAACCTGGCAATCGACTTCATGCATACGAACTTTAACCAGTTCGTTGACTTTATGAGATAG
- a CDS encoding DUF1146 family protein, with the protein MLTGFGGFALTSILTHLVFIAISWWALQALQFDKLLRANHVLQARVLYILASIALGSTVSNFFLDYLQWSQQLPMIFQ; encoded by the coding sequence ATGCTAACAGGTTTTGGCGGCTTTGCGCTGACCAGCATCCTAACACATCTTGTTTTTATCGCTATTTCATGGTGGGCTCTTCAAGCACTCCAATTTGATAAGCTGCTACGGGCAAACCATGTTCTTCAAGCCCGAGTTTTATATATCCTTGCTTCCATCGCACTGGGATCCACAGTAAGTAATTTCTTCCTTGATTACCTCCAATGGTCACAGCAGCTTCCGATGATTTTTCAGTAA
- a CDS encoding YwmB family TATA-box binding protein, which translates to MKKIPFILSIFGIIGFIVLQAGNKTTVADADHEIKTLASVLQDENILITGWSIYARETLEEENVEGLVKELKVQLPDWTWNHQNGELTAVSNSSEIQEKIKIVSTDTNGPIHTYVMYEVRSQYWNKNTETFLNKKLPGRIFDIFRGNATTFSCIEGEINDKIKSALPVYKAKLLKAFQAEEVEGLEEASFISTSAVSPLFDNSLSNDHEMNMQLGLRKTDRLGAKTTLVVGTPIITIEY; encoded by the coding sequence ATGAAGAAGATTCCATTTATTTTATCAATTTTTGGCATTATTGGTTTTATTGTGCTTCAAGCTGGGAATAAGACGACTGTAGCTGACGCTGATCATGAAATAAAAACTCTGGCCTCAGTTTTGCAGGACGAAAATATTTTGATCACTGGTTGGTCTATATATGCAAGGGAAACATTGGAAGAAGAAAATGTCGAAGGTTTGGTAAAAGAATTAAAAGTCCAGCTTCCGGATTGGACATGGAATCACCAGAATGGAGAACTAACAGCTGTTTCGAATTCTTCTGAGATTCAGGAAAAAATTAAAATTGTTTCTACCGACACAAACGGGCCGATACATACGTATGTGATGTATGAGGTCAGAAGTCAGTACTGGAATAAAAATACAGAAACTTTTTTAAACAAAAAATTACCAGGCAGAATATTTGACATTTTTCGAGGAAACGCCACAACTTTCTCTTGTATTGAAGGCGAAATCAATGATAAGATAAAATCGGCTTTACCTGTTTATAAAGCTAAATTGCTCAAGGCTTTTCAAGCCGAGGAGGTCGAAGGGTTGGAAGAAGCATCATTTATTTCCACATCCGCCGTTTCGCCTTTGTTCGACAACTCTTTGAGCAATGACCATGAGATGAATATGCAGCTTGGATTACGGAAAACTGATCGATTGGGCGCAAAGACTACCCTCGTAGTTGGCACACCCATCATAACGATTGAATATTAA
- the murA gene encoding UDP-N-acetylglucosamine 1-carboxyvinyltransferase, with the protein MEKIIVRGGQRLSGSVKVEGAKNAVLPVIAATLLASDGKSVIRDVPTLSDVYTINEVLRSLNAVVEFENNTITVDASRELKIEAPFEYVRKMRASVLVMGSLLARNGRARVALPGGCAIGSRPIDQHLKGFEAMGATVKVGNGFIEAEAVNGLHGAKIYLDFPSVGATENIMMAAVLAKGTTIIENVAKEPEIVDLANFLNKMGAKVRGAGTGTIKIEGVEVLFGADHNIIPDRIEAGTFMVASAITGGNVLVKGAVPEHLSSLVAKMEEMGVTIIEEEEGLRVIGPEKLKAVDIKTMPHPGFPTDMQSQMMALLLRAQGTSMITETVFENRFMHVEEFRRMNANIKIDGRSVIMNGPSNLQGAEVAATDLRAAASLILTGLVADGITRVTELYHLDRGYVNFHQKLAALGADIERVSEVEEQPATDKLVSDMNA; encoded by the coding sequence TTGGAAAAAATCATCGTCCGCGGCGGACAAAGGCTAAGCGGTTCTGTAAAGGTTGAAGGAGCTAAGAATGCCGTCTTGCCTGTTATCGCTGCAACATTATTAGCAAGTGACGGAAAAAGCGTAATTCGTGATGTGCCAACTCTCTCCGATGTATATACCATCAACGAAGTATTACGTTCTTTAAACGCCGTAGTGGAGTTTGAAAATAACACAATTACAGTAGATGCATCCAGAGAGTTAAAAATAGAAGCACCTTTTGAGTATGTTCGTAAAATGCGTGCTTCTGTATTAGTAATGGGATCCCTGCTTGCCAGGAATGGCCGTGCCCGTGTAGCGCTGCCAGGCGGCTGCGCAATCGGTTCCCGTCCTATCGACCAGCACCTTAAAGGCTTTGAAGCAATGGGTGCGACTGTCAAGGTAGGAAACGGTTTTATCGAAGCCGAAGCAGTCAATGGTTTGCACGGAGCAAAAATATACCTTGATTTCCCTAGCGTAGGAGCTACGGAAAACATCATGATGGCGGCTGTCCTTGCAAAAGGCACAACCATCATCGAAAACGTCGCAAAAGAACCTGAAATCGTTGACCTTGCCAACTTCCTGAATAAAATGGGAGCGAAGGTAAGAGGAGCCGGCACTGGCACAATCAAGATCGAAGGTGTGGAAGTACTGTTTGGTGCTGATCACAACATCATTCCTGACCGAATCGAAGCAGGAACATTCATGGTTGCGTCTGCCATCACTGGCGGAAACGTCCTTGTAAAAGGCGCTGTTCCAGAACATCTTTCTTCATTGGTAGCGAAGATGGAAGAAATGGGCGTTACCATCATTGAAGAAGAAGAAGGCTTGCGTGTTATCGGGCCTGAAAAATTGAAAGCAGTCGACATCAAGACGATGCCGCACCCTGGTTTCCCGACAGATATGCAATCCCAGATGATGGCATTGCTATTGCGTGCTCAGGGCACAAGCATGATCACGGAAACTGTTTTCGAAAACCGCTTCATGCACGTGGAAGAATTCCGCCGTATGAACGCAAACATCAAAATCGATGGACGTTCTGTCATCATGAACGGGCCATCTAACCTTCAGGGAGCAGAAGTGGCAGCAACTGACCTGCGTGCCGCAGCATCACTGATCCTGACTGGTCTTGTAGCTGATGGTATTACTCGCGTAACAGAGCTTTACCACCTGGATCGCGGCTATGTGAACTTCCATCAAAAACTCGCAGCACTTGGTGCAGACATTGAACGCGTCAGCGAAGTAGAAGAACAGCCAGCAACAGATAAATTAGTCTCAGACATGAACGCATAA
- the spoIID gene encoding stage II sporulation protein D, translating to MLKFKPIIVLAAILFAVTLLIPSLLVLPFMEEKAGGKLGEELQSEAKDVAAVPTADSAVEVAVYRTALSKTEKLPLDEYLIGVVAAEMPAEFELEALKAQALSARTYYVKQMLSPNKVGVPEGAQLNDTEIHQVFKNKEELKKQWGVDYKWKMKKIAEAVKATDGQVLTFDGAPIDATFFSTSNGFTENSEEYWSNSLPYLRSVESPWDLQSPKFRNQTVMTVSEVESKLGVKLPNSPEIGKVISRTTGNRVAKIDIGGKVLTGKEVRDKLGLRSSDFTWELKGSNVVITTEGFGHGVGMSQYGANGMATEGKNYQEIVKHYYKGVEISEADSMLTKVTAKK from the coding sequence ATGTTAAAATTCAAACCAATCATCGTACTAGCTGCTATCCTTTTCGCTGTCACTCTCCTGATCCCATCCTTGCTCGTCCTCCCTTTTATGGAAGAAAAAGCGGGCGGAAAGCTTGGGGAAGAATTACAAAGCGAGGCTAAGGATGTTGCTGCGGTCCCTACAGCAGATTCGGCTGTCGAGGTAGCCGTTTACCGGACAGCGTTGTCCAAGACAGAGAAGCTTCCGCTTGATGAATACTTGATTGGCGTCGTTGCGGCTGAAATGCCCGCTGAGTTCGAGCTAGAGGCATTGAAGGCACAGGCATTGTCGGCAAGGACTTATTATGTAAAACAAATGCTGAGCCCAAATAAAGTAGGCGTACCCGAAGGCGCTCAGTTGAATGATACTGAAATACACCAGGTATTTAAAAATAAAGAAGAATTGAAAAAGCAATGGGGCGTTGACTATAAATGGAAGATGAAGAAAATCGCTGAGGCAGTAAAAGCAACCGACGGACAGGTGCTTACCTTTGATGGAGCGCCGATTGACGCCACTTTCTTTTCGACATCGAACGGTTTCACTGAGAACTCAGAGGAATACTGGTCAAATTCCCTGCCGTATTTGAGGAGTGTAGAAAGTCCATGGGATCTGCAATCTCCGAAATTCCGCAACCAAACTGTCATGACGGTATCTGAAGTAGAATCAAAGCTTGGCGTCAAGCTGCCGAACTCTCCGGAGATAGGTAAAGTCATCTCCAGGACCACTGGCAATCGGGTCGCTAAAATAGATATCGGAGGTAAGGTCCTGACGGGAAAAGAAGTGCGTGATAAACTCGGCCTCCGCTCAAGCGACTTCACCTGGGAGCTAAAAGGCTCTAACGTCGTCATCACCACCGAAGGCTTCGGCCACGGTGTCGGCATGAGCCAATACGGAGCCAACGGCATGGCCACCGAAGGGAAGAACTATCAAGAAATCGTCAAACACTACTACAAAGGCGTTGAGATCAGTGAAGCAGATAGCATGCTTACGAAGGTGACTGCTAAGAAATAA
- a CDS encoding nuclease-related domain-containing protein, which yields MIEKERTYPIRLLKYEALMERIVPNHPKISLIEQDYKAWRAGYKGELQTDYRLSFLPEKGYHIFRDLRLQDDDWHFQIDTLLFTLRYILLIETKNYAGTLFFDKDSEQIIQTKDGQEKSYDNPINQVRMQAWHLKRWLQSHKFNVPHIYHLVAISNPSTIIKVSDRSLNNLIVKGDILLSRVLQIDGYNSNTVFTEKEARKLSKLLIKNHTPYNPDIMKQYSLTLDDLQKGIQCPSCFSYGMYREKWVWRCPVCGHKSKTAHYKTVKEIFLLMQQTMKSQTCREFCTGISPKTASDLLFSMNLPHTGTKKGRIYHMPPDIETFFNSAKKLY from the coding sequence TTGATTGAAAAAGAAAGGACATATCCAATTCGACTTTTAAAATATGAAGCTTTAATGGAAAGAATCGTACCAAACCATCCTAAAATTTCATTAATTGAACAAGATTACAAAGCTTGGCGTGCAGGATACAAGGGTGAGCTGCAAACTGATTACCGTTTAAGCTTTTTACCTGAAAAAGGTTACCACATCTTTCGGGATTTACGCCTTCAAGATGATGACTGGCACTTTCAGATAGATACTCTCCTTTTTACTCTTCGCTACATCCTCCTTATTGAAACCAAAAACTATGCAGGAACTCTCTTCTTTGACAAAGACTCCGAGCAAATCATCCAAACAAAAGATGGCCAAGAAAAATCTTATGATAATCCTATTAACCAGGTTCGGATGCAAGCCTGGCATTTGAAAAGATGGCTGCAGAGCCATAAATTTAATGTCCCTCACATATACCATCTTGTTGCTATCAGCAACCCTTCTACTATTATTAAGGTGAGTGACCGGTCCCTAAACAATTTGATAGTGAAAGGGGATATTTTGTTAAGCAGAGTACTCCAAATCGATGGGTACAACTCAAACACAGTATTCACCGAGAAAGAGGCAAGGAAATTATCGAAGTTACTAATAAAGAATCATACTCCCTACAACCCTGATATTATGAAACAATATTCCCTTACACTAGACGACCTTCAAAAAGGTATTCAATGCCCCTCTTGTTTTTCTTATGGCATGTATCGGGAAAAATGGGTGTGGCGCTGTCCCGTGTGCGGCCATAAGTCCAAAACTGCGCATTACAAAACAGTAAAAGAGATTTTCCTTCTGATGCAACAAACCATGAAAAGTCAAACATGCAGGGAGTTTTGTACCGGAATATCACCCAAGACTGCCAGTGACTTATTGTTTTCCATGAACCTCCCCCACACCGGCACCAAAAAAGGCCGCATCTACCACATGCCTCCTGACATCGAAACGTTCTTCAATTCCGCGAAAAAATTATATTAA
- a CDS encoding VanZ family protein translates to MKKLLVWFLRILPLAYMTAIWILSSNPADALVELPNQGLDRFIKESLHLVEFGILYVLLVVAALTTGRFTPVMSFAFMGAAILYGLLDEVHQSFVPYRSATVIDFIKDVIGVLAASHFIHHAYFSGKFTRLRRVLRGIEERVRVF, encoded by the coding sequence ATGAAAAAGTTATTAGTATGGTTTTTACGAATTCTTCCGCTCGCCTATATGACCGCTATCTGGATTTTGTCCAGCAATCCTGCAGACGCCTTGGTCGAGCTGCCGAATCAGGGGCTCGACCGCTTTATAAAAGAATCGCTCCATCTCGTTGAATTCGGAATCCTGTATGTGCTGCTCGTTGTGGCTGCATTGACGACCGGGCGCTTCACACCAGTGATGAGCTTTGCTTTCATGGGCGCAGCAATCCTGTACGGCCTGCTCGACGAGGTCCATCAAAGCTTCGTCCCATACCGATCGGCAACCGTGATTGATTTTATAAAAGACGTAATTGGGGTTTTAGCGGCATCACACTTCATTCACCATGCCTACTTCAGCGGGAAGTTCACGCGGCTGAGGAGGGTTTTGCGTGGGATTGAGGAGAGAGTTCGGGTATTTTAG
- a CDS encoding M23 family metallopeptidase, translating to MREEEKRSSQDKSKNSFFKKRWVYPTVYIASAAIILTGVLWYQNSGTENMDQSEYKATDMPGKKMNDQPAVEVNRSMENFVMPVVNEDDAVIQMQFYDNDGDAAEQEAALVFYDNTYHPNTGLDIASKDGKEFDVIASLSGTVTNVMEDAVLGNVIEIEHDKGIVTQYQSVKDYEVKVGDQVEQGQVIAKSGTSLINEKAGNHVHFEIRKDNVPVNPHEYFNKPLSALQDANVTEEKASSETDAGKSEEAAEEDAEGTTPAEDKPAEGGSDKKDEDKDAGEDKDKDSSTDSDTSSNS from the coding sequence ATGAGAGAGGAAGAAAAAAGATCTTCTCAAGACAAAAGCAAGAACAGCTTTTTCAAGAAGCGGTGGGTGTATCCAACAGTTTATATTGCTAGTGCCGCAATCATTCTAACTGGTGTCCTATGGTATCAAAACAGCGGAACCGAAAACATGGATCAGTCCGAGTACAAAGCGACTGACATGCCTGGCAAAAAGATGAATGATCAGCCAGCAGTTGAGGTTAACCGCTCGATGGAGAACTTTGTAATGCCAGTGGTGAATGAAGACGATGCTGTCATCCAAATGCAATTCTATGACAATGACGGCGACGCGGCTGAGCAAGAAGCAGCTCTAGTGTTCTATGATAATACGTACCATCCGAACACTGGATTGGACATTGCTTCAAAAGATGGCAAAGAATTTGATGTAATCGCGTCACTAAGCGGTACTGTCACTAATGTCATGGAAGATGCAGTACTTGGAAATGTCATCGAAATCGAGCATGACAAAGGTATTGTAACACAATATCAGTCAGTGAAAGACTACGAAGTTAAGGTTGGCGACCAGGTTGAGCAAGGACAAGTCATTGCGAAATCCGGAACAAGCCTGATCAATGAGAAGGCTGGCAACCATGTACACTTTGAAATCCGCAAGGACAATGTACCAGTCAATCCGCATGAGTACTTCAACAAGCCTCTAAGCGCGTTGCAGGATGCTAATGTGACGGAAGAGAAGGCTTCATCTGAAACTGATGCAGGAAAGTCTGAAGAAGCGGCAGAGGAAGATGCTGAAGGTACAACTCCAGCAGAAGACAAGCCTGCTGAAGGCGGATCTGATAAAAAAGACGAAGATAAGGACGCAGGAGAAGATAAAGACAAAGACTCTTCAACTGACTCTGACACTTCAAGCAACTCTTAA
- a CDS encoding penicillin-binding transpeptidase domain-containing protein, translating into MKRALFILLSVLIAALISGCSKEPTPEERFSQYVKLWNDQKFDEMYGFLSAKAKGSITKEEFVSRYNKIYKDLEINQLKVSYKQPEEEKEYEEDAELPFSAKMDSAAGPIEFDHNATLVKEEREDKTNWYVDWNTTYIFPELEAGDKISFKNVQAERGSILDRAGNGLAINGTAVQVGVVPGKLGEPKGQTITKLAELLDMKEEQINKAMNAGWVKPDLFVPLKKVSKTDKALHEKLFALDGVTSQMVGAREYPYGEALSHLLGYIGPVTADDLEKLKGKGYTSTDIIGRRGLEQVLEEKLKGTNGVRISIVEEDGTVKKLAEKPVENGQDVQLTIDVVAQQQLYDQLKGKAGTASAINPTTGETLALVSAPGFDPNEMTLGISQNKRKILEEDQLKPLLNRFKLTYVPGSVIKPITAAIGLESDKLKLGTAFEINEKQWQKDASWGNYKVTRYSDVKGSINLEKALVYSDNIYFARAALGMGAETFTAGLKKFGFEDQPEYLYPIEPSQIGKIDSEISLADSAYGQGQIEMNILHLATTYSPFVNKGNLIKPILNMEDEQGQVWQEGLVSPDNAAALSNILTKVITDPKGTAHNGLIANYPLAGKTGTAEIKEKQGEKGKELGWFVAYNPQSADMIVAMMIEDSGSKDVVTRVKEYYELRLQSGM; encoded by the coding sequence ATGAAACGGGCACTATTTATACTTTTGTCGGTCTTGATCGCCGCACTCATTTCCGGCTGCAGCAAGGAACCGACTCCCGAAGAACGGTTTTCCCAATACGTAAAACTTTGGAATGATCAGAAGTTTGATGAGATGTATGGATTTTTATCAGCAAAAGCGAAGGGTTCCATCACTAAGGAGGAATTCGTCAGTCGATATAATAAAATTTATAAAGATTTGGAGATCAACCAGCTGAAGGTCAGCTACAAACAGCCTGAGGAAGAAAAGGAATATGAAGAGGATGCAGAACTTCCTTTTTCGGCTAAAATGGATAGCGCCGCTGGTCCGATAGAATTCGACCACAATGCCACTCTTGTAAAAGAAGAGCGTGAAGATAAAACTAATTGGTATGTTGACTGGAACACGACATATATCTTCCCGGAACTCGAAGCAGGAGATAAAATCAGCTTCAAAAATGTACAGGCAGAACGCGGCAGCATCCTTGACCGGGCTGGGAACGGACTCGCGATTAACGGGACAGCCGTTCAGGTCGGAGTTGTCCCCGGAAAATTGGGAGAGCCAAAAGGGCAGACAATCACCAAGCTTGCGGAACTGCTCGACATGAAAGAGGAACAAATCAACAAGGCGATGAATGCAGGCTGGGTAAAACCAGATCTGTTCGTGCCGCTGAAAAAAGTTTCGAAAACGGACAAAGCTCTCCATGAAAAATTGTTTGCGCTCGATGGAGTGACCAGCCAGATGGTAGGGGCACGGGAATATCCTTACGGGGAAGCACTATCCCACTTGCTGGGCTACATTGGGCCGGTAACAGCCGACGATCTTGAAAAACTGAAGGGCAAAGGCTACACAAGCACTGATATCATAGGGCGCCGTGGGCTGGAACAGGTTCTTGAAGAAAAGCTAAAAGGAACAAATGGTGTCAGGATTTCAATCGTAGAAGAGGATGGAACGGTCAAAAAGCTCGCTGAAAAACCTGTGGAGAACGGGCAGGATGTCCAGCTGACCATTGATGTTGTGGCTCAGCAGCAATTATACGACCAGCTAAAAGGAAAAGCAGGTACGGCATCGGCCATCAATCCGACTACAGGTGAAACGCTGGCCCTAGTCAGCGCACCAGGTTTTGACCCGAATGAAATGACGCTTGGAATCTCGCAAAACAAGCGCAAAATTCTAGAAGAGGATCAGTTAAAACCATTACTTAATAGATTCAAGCTGACCTACGTACCGGGATCGGTAATCAAACCAATCACGGCAGCGATCGGTCTGGAAAGTGATAAGCTGAAGCTTGGTACAGCATTTGAAATCAACGAAAAGCAATGGCAGAAGGATGCTTCATGGGGCAACTACAAAGTTACGAGATATTCTGATGTAAAAGGAAGTATCAACCTCGAGAAAGCGCTAGTGTACTCCGATAATATTTACTTCGCGCGGGCAGCGCTCGGAATGGGAGCGGAAACTTTTACTGCTGGCCTTAAGAAATTCGGCTTTGAAGACCAGCCGGAATATCTCTATCCAATCGAGCCGTCGCAAATCGGCAAGATTGACAGTGAAATCAGCCTTGCGGACTCTGCCTATGGCCAGGGACAGATTGAAATGAACATCCTGCATCTTGCAACCACCTATTCACCATTCGTAAATAAGGGCAATCTTATTAAACCGATTTTGAATATGGAGGATGAGCAGGGGCAAGTTTGGCAGGAAGGCCTGGTCAGCCCTGACAATGCAGCAGCTCTAAGCAACATACTGACAAAGGTCATCACCGATCCAAAAGGAACTGCGCACAATGGCCTGATCGCCAATTATCCGCTTGCCGGTAAAACAGGTACCGCGGAAATCAAAGAGAAGCAAGGCGAAAAAGGCAAGGAACTCGGATGGTTCGTCGCCTATAACCCGCAATCCGCCGACATGATCGTCGCGATGATGATCGAAGACTCGGGATCCAAGGATGTCGTAACCCGGGTGAAGGAATATTATGAGTTGAGATTACAGAGTGGAATGTAG